A genomic window from Paenibacillus sp. FSL K6-0276 includes:
- a CDS encoding M23 family metallopeptidase: MKGFKFMRRMGKLQDNHKAESGADVQQSHNFDHDSTHFHQEKGTRRFRRSWILGAVGLVLLTTVLIGAEKKYVAANTETYYQVLVKGKEIGKLNDQAQLNQLYDKKQQEYQDKYPDRAMVLQTEGITIKQQKAYKPEVDSEATLNKLDSMLKAYAVGVQLMVDGKAVGIVKDQQTANAVLEGVKNHYVPQTEVATASKLTRTAASSSSAAKAKAKAAKQVESVKISEEVSVVPVKTDPNKVLDVAEAVKTLTEGKEAPLLYTVQEGDTISGIAKRFEITQKEIYSNNPDVKELTLKIGDTLKLKVPQPDVTVVTVEQVSEQVVTEPELIVRKSDQLPAGKSKVVRPGQTGLKEMQYRLTKKNGMVVQEEWLGQTVIQSSLPEVVYRGTKVVGEGTGMFSWPVSGATLTSSFGERWSRAHKGIDMVSGNRTIKASDAGTVIFAGVKSGYGNVVIVDHRNGYETYYGHLNSISVSTGQRLEQGAKIGVMGNTGRSTGTHLHFEIRKNGTAVNPMKYLQ; encoded by the coding sequence ATGAAGGGATTTAAGTTCATGCGCCGGATGGGGAAACTGCAGGATAATCACAAAGCAGAATCCGGAGCAGATGTTCAGCAGAGCCACAATTTCGATCACGACTCCACACACTTTCATCAAGAAAAAGGTACTCGTAGATTCCGGCGCTCTTGGATTTTGGGAGCTGTTGGCCTGGTACTTCTAACCACTGTGTTGATTGGTGCAGAGAAAAAGTATGTAGCAGCCAATACTGAAACCTACTATCAAGTGTTAGTGAAGGGTAAGGAGATCGGGAAGCTTAACGATCAGGCACAGCTTAACCAGCTGTACGATAAGAAGCAACAGGAATATCAGGACAAGTATCCTGATAGAGCGATGGTACTTCAGACAGAAGGCATTACAATTAAACAGCAGAAAGCGTACAAACCAGAAGTTGATAGTGAAGCGACGCTTAATAAATTAGATAGTATGCTGAAGGCCTATGCCGTAGGTGTACAATTAATGGTAGATGGCAAGGCCGTTGGCATTGTTAAGGATCAACAGACCGCGAATGCGGTACTTGAAGGGGTAAAGAATCATTATGTTCCGCAAACTGAAGTAGCAACAGCTAGTAAGCTCACAAGAACCGCTGCCTCAAGTTCAAGTGCTGCGAAGGCGAAAGCAAAAGCTGCTAAACAAGTGGAATCAGTCAAGATTAGTGAGGAGGTCTCTGTTGTTCCTGTAAAAACAGATCCTAATAAAGTGCTGGATGTGGCGGAAGCGGTCAAGACACTTACCGAGGGCAAAGAGGCGCCACTTCTTTATACCGTTCAAGAGGGCGATACGATTTCGGGGATTGCCAAACGGTTTGAAATTACACAAAAAGAGATTTATAGTAACAACCCCGATGTGAAAGAGCTAACGTTGAAGATTGGGGATACGCTGAAGCTGAAGGTACCACAGCCAGATGTTACAGTTGTTACTGTGGAACAAGTGTCAGAGCAGGTGGTTACTGAGCCCGAATTGATCGTACGCAAAAGCGACCAGTTACCGGCAGGCAAGAGCAAGGTTGTTCGTCCAGGGCAAACTGGCCTTAAAGAAATGCAATATCGGTTAACGAAGAAGAATGGAATGGTCGTACAAGAAGAGTGGTTGGGCCAGACGGTTATACAATCTTCGCTCCCTGAAGTGGTTTATCGGGGTACGAAGGTAGTTGGTGAAGGAACGGGCATGTTCAGTTGGCCAGTAAGCGGAGCAACACTTACTAGCAGTTTCGGAGAACGCTGGAGCCGTGCCCATAAGGGGATAGATATGGTATCTGGCAACCGGACCATTAAAGCCTCTGATGCCGGAACTGTAATTTTTGCAGGTGTGAAGAGTGGATATGGAAATGTGGTTATCGTGGATCACCGTAACGGATACGAGACTTATTACGGTCACTTAAATAGCATCTCAGTCTCTACGGGACAGCGCTTGGAGCAAGGCGCCAAGATTGGCGTAATGGGCAACACTGGACGTTCGACGGGAACACATCTGCATTTTGAGATTCGGAAGAATGGCACTGCAGTAAATCCAATGAAGTATTTGCAATAA
- a CDS encoding adenylosuccinate synthase, protein MSTVVVVGTQWGDEGKGKITDFLAESADVVARYQGGNNAGHTILIDGEKFKLSLIPSGVFYKEKTCVIGNGMVINPAALIQEINYIHENGFDTKNLVISDRAHVIMPYHMVLDALEEDRKGPNKIGTTRKGIGPCYMDKAARNGIRIADLMDAEEFELRLRHLMEEKNQVITQVYGAEALDVEEILTQYLEYAEVLRNYVTDTSVILNEAIDADRKVLFEGAQGVMLDIDQGTYPFVTSSNPSAGGVCIGSGVGPSKIKQVIGVAKAYTTRVGDGPFPTELNDATGDYIRETGHEYGTVTGRARRVGWFDSVVVSHARRVSGITGLSLNSLDVLSGLETVKICTGYKYRGEVITHYPASLKMLAECEAVYEELPGWSEDITSAKTLDDLPANTRRYVERVSELTGIPIAIFSVGRNREQTNQVTPIYI, encoded by the coding sequence ATGTCAACGGTAGTCGTCGTGGGAACACAATGGGGAGACGAAGGTAAAGGGAAAATCACTGACTTTCTAGCTGAAAGTGCAGATGTGGTCGCCCGATATCAAGGGGGCAATAATGCCGGTCACACGATTCTGATTGACGGTGAGAAGTTTAAGCTCAGCTTGATCCCTTCTGGTGTATTTTATAAAGAAAAGACTTGTGTAATTGGTAACGGGATGGTTATTAATCCAGCTGCCTTGATCCAAGAAATTAATTATATTCACGAGAACGGTTTTGACACTAAGAACTTAGTGATCAGCGACCGGGCTCATGTTATTATGCCTTATCATATGGTGCTAGATGCTCTGGAAGAAGACCGCAAGGGTCCGAACAAGATTGGTACAACACGTAAAGGTATCGGTCCATGTTACATGGATAAGGCTGCACGTAACGGTATTCGTATTGCTGACCTGATGGACGCTGAGGAATTCGAATTGAGACTCCGTCACTTGATGGAAGAGAAGAACCAAGTCATTACACAAGTATATGGCGCGGAAGCTCTTGACGTTGAAGAGATTCTTACTCAATACCTGGAATATGCGGAAGTGCTGCGTAATTATGTGACAGACACATCAGTCATTCTTAATGAAGCCATTGATGCAGACCGCAAAGTATTGTTTGAAGGTGCACAAGGGGTAATGCTTGATATCGATCAAGGTACGTATCCGTTTGTAACTTCTTCTAACCCATCTGCAGGTGGAGTATGCATAGGTTCCGGCGTTGGACCTTCCAAGATTAAACAGGTTATCGGGGTTGCTAAAGCTTATACCACTCGTGTTGGAGATGGCCCGTTCCCTACAGAACTGAATGATGCAACTGGTGATTATATCCGTGAAACGGGCCATGAATATGGCACAGTTACGGGACGTGCTCGCCGTGTAGGTTGGTTCGACAGTGTAGTTGTAAGTCACGCTCGTCGTGTAAGTGGAATCACAGGTTTGTCACTTAACTCGTTGGATGTACTGAGCGGACTTGAGACTGTGAAGATCTGCACAGGCTACAAATACCGTGGTGAAGTAATCACTCATTACCCAGCTAGCCTTAAGATGCTGGCAGAGTGTGAAGCGGTGTATGAGGAGCTTCCAGGTTGGAGCGAAGATATTACTTCTGCAAAAACACTGGACGATCTGCCAGCAAATACACGCAGATATGTTGAACGTGTGTCTGAGCTTACAGGGATTCCGATTGCCATCTTCTCAGTAGGACGTAACCGTGAGCAGACGAATCAAGTAACGCCAATTTATATCTAA
- the dnaB gene encoding replicative DNA helicase: MGGDLFFDRVPPQNLEAEQAVIGAVLLQDEALITAMERVNTEDFYDKAHQMIFEAMVQLGEESQPIDLVTLTSRLQDKGELEDIGGVSYLAKLAHAVPTAANVEYYAQIIEEKAMLRRLIRTATQIVSEGYTGGEDVADMLSDAERRILEISNRRSGSGFIAIRDVLMEVFDKVELLHQNKGGTSGIPTGFVDLDHMTNGFQRNDLIIVAARPSVGKTAFALNIAQNVAVRAKETVAIFSLEMSAPQLVQRMICAEANLDANIMRTGDFKSDDDWSKLTMGIQSLSEAEIYIDDTPGITVTDIRAKCRRLKKEKGLGMIVIDYLQLIQGRGKGGENRQQEVSDISRTLKQIARELDVPVIALSQLSRGVEQRQDKRPMMSDLRESGSIEQDADIVAFLYRDDYYNQDTEKKNIIEIIIAKQRNGPVGTVELVFLKNFNKFVNYERAHAEPFAG, translated from the coding sequence ATGGGTGGAGATCTCTTTTTCGATCGGGTTCCCCCGCAGAATCTTGAAGCGGAGCAAGCGGTAATTGGTGCTGTTCTGTTGCAGGATGAAGCGCTCATTACTGCAATGGAGCGGGTGAATACCGAAGACTTCTACGATAAAGCGCATCAAATGATTTTTGAGGCGATGGTGCAGCTCGGAGAAGAGAGCCAGCCGATTGATCTTGTTACGCTTACTTCTAGACTGCAGGACAAGGGAGAGCTTGAAGATATTGGCGGTGTTAGCTACTTAGCTAAGTTGGCGCATGCGGTACCTACTGCGGCTAACGTAGAATACTATGCGCAGATTATTGAAGAAAAGGCTATGCTTCGGCGCTTGATTCGCACAGCAACGCAGATCGTGAGCGAGGGCTATACAGGTGGCGAAGATGTAGCCGATATGCTGAGTGATGCAGAACGGCGAATTCTTGAAATCTCCAACCGGCGCAGCGGCAGTGGGTTTATCGCGATCCGCGATGTTTTGATGGAAGTATTCGACAAGGTTGAACTACTTCATCAGAATAAAGGTGGTACGTCAGGTATTCCAACTGGATTCGTGGATTTAGACCATATGACTAATGGATTCCAGCGCAACGATCTGATTATTGTAGCGGCGCGTCCTTCTGTAGGTAAAACTGCGTTCGCGCTTAATATCGCTCAGAACGTGGCAGTACGTGCCAAAGAGACTGTTGCCATATTCAGTCTGGAAATGTCAGCGCCGCAGCTAGTACAGCGGATGATCTGTGCAGAAGCCAATCTAGATGCCAATATTATGCGTACCGGTGATTTCAAGAGTGATGATGATTGGTCCAAGCTGACCATGGGGATTCAGTCACTATCGGAAGCGGAGATTTATATCGACGATACACCCGGTATCACGGTGACGGATATTCGTGCAAAATGTCGGAGGCTGAAGAAGGAAAAGGGCCTTGGCATGATTGTCATTGACTACTTGCAACTCATTCAGGGCCGCGGCAAAGGCGGGGAGAACCGTCAGCAGGAAGTATCGGATATATCCCGTACACTGAAGCAGATTGCCCGTGAATTGGACGTGCCGGTCATCGCCTTGTCGCAGCTTAGCCGGGGTGTGGAGCAGCGTCAGGATAAACGACCGATGATGAGTGACTTGCGTGAATCTGGTTCTATCGAGCAGGATGCCGACATTGTTGCGTTCCTATATCGTGATGATTATTACAATCAGGATACTGAGAAGAAAAATATCATTGAAATTATTATAGCCAAACAGCGTAATGGTCCCGTAGGTACGGTAGAACTTGTCTTTCTTAAAAATTTTAACAAGTTCGTTAACTACGAGCGAGCACATGCAGAACCATTTGCTGGTTAA
- the rplI gene encoding 50S ribosomal protein L9, whose product MKVIFIKDVKGQGKKGQVKEVSEGYAANFLLPRGLVRPATEGNVKTLENQAAAEQRRKDNEKEEAQQLGKKIDELTLTMKAKAGEGGRLFGAITSKQIAETLASTQGISIDKRKIELGEPIRHMGVFQVSVKLHTEVKATLKVQVTEE is encoded by the coding sequence ATGAAGGTCATTTTCATAAAAGATGTTAAGGGTCAAGGTAAAAAAGGTCAGGTTAAAGAGGTATCAGAAGGTTATGCTGCCAACTTCCTATTACCACGTGGATTAGTTCGTCCGGCAACGGAAGGAAATGTTAAGACGCTCGAGAACCAAGCAGCTGCTGAACAACGCCGTAAAGATAACGAAAAAGAAGAAGCACAGCAACTGGGCAAGAAGATAGATGAGCTTACACTGACTATGAAAGCAAAAGCAGGTGAAGGCGGCCGTCTATTTGGCGCAATTACAAGTAAACAGATTGCTGAGACGCTAGCTTCTACTCAAGGCATTTCCATCGACAAGCGCAAGATTGAACTAGGTGAGCCAATCCGCCATATGGGAGTGTTTCAAGTAAGTGTTAAACTGCATACTGAAGTAAAGGCTACCCTTAAGGTCCAGGTAACGGAGGAGTAA
- a CDS encoding DHH family phosphoesterase, translating to MPKFLQRRWHGYHTVWAFMLLLALIIIVSIYNWALGVASLFLAGTLCFYMLKTEISFRRNLVEYINGLTFRIKRVEGEAVSMLPLGIILFSEDRTVEWNNRYAGDVFARKSLVGEPLQELLPDMQSFFTTNVSGKRDILKEGVLNDTRLELTVDERYYQAVIIPSERILYMYDITELVVLRERYEDEKLAIGIVMMDNLDESAQGMDDQQRTSLIAKVASEITEWSKQFDVYLRRLSSERYLMLLNHRSLQALEESRFVILDEVREMTADLKVPMTLSIGMAFGADSASELGALAQSSLDMALGRGGDQAAVKAGQRLSFYGGKSNAAEKRTRVRARVIAHALRDLMQESDRVLILGHRTPDIDAVGAAIGLLRAAQMYNVEANIVMETPNPSITNMMEQIRKDDELFKSFITTEQSLQVMTEHTLLIVVDTHKASMTMEPRLVQYASRIVVVDHHRRGEEFINDAVLVYLEPYASSTCELVTELLQYIHEKVKIYPLDATMLLAGITVDTKHFALHTGSRTFEAAGFLRRNGADTVLIQRMLKEDLQEYISKAEIIKHARMIYDQIALVVTAPGMKIPQLLIAQTADTLLGMTNVVASFVISERPDGLIGISARSLGRMNVQVVMEKLGGGGHLSNAAVQLEGTCKEAEARLLQVLAEIESKEGLFE from the coding sequence ATGCCTAAATTTCTGCAAAGACGCTGGCACGGCTATCATACCGTATGGGCGTTCATGCTACTGTTGGCCCTTATTATAATTGTCAGTATTTATAACTGGGCTCTTGGGGTCGCTAGCCTGTTCCTGGCAGGTACATTATGCTTCTATATGCTAAAGACGGAGATTTCGTTCCGTCGTAATCTGGTGGAATATATTAATGGATTAACTTTTCGTATTAAGCGGGTTGAGGGAGAAGCGGTCAGCATGCTACCCCTCGGAATCATTCTGTTTAGCGAAGATCGAACAGTAGAATGGAATAACCGCTATGCCGGTGATGTTTTTGCGCGCAAGTCTTTGGTTGGGGAACCGCTGCAGGAATTGCTGCCTGATATGCAGTCTTTTTTTACGACAAATGTATCGGGAAAACGGGATATCCTCAAAGAAGGTGTATTGAACGACACTCGCCTTGAGCTCACTGTGGATGAACGATATTATCAAGCCGTCATTATTCCAAGTGAACGTATTCTTTACATGTATGATATCACTGAGCTTGTGGTGTTACGTGAACGTTATGAGGATGAGAAGCTGGCGATCGGCATAGTGATGATGGATAATCTAGATGAATCTGCTCAAGGAATGGATGATCAACAGCGTACTTCTCTGATTGCCAAGGTGGCGAGTGAGATCACTGAATGGAGTAAACAGTTTGATGTTTACTTGCGTCGGTTGTCGTCTGAACGTTATCTAATGCTACTTAATCACCGTAGCCTGCAAGCGCTAGAAGAGAGTCGATTCGTTATTCTCGACGAGGTTAGGGAAATGACGGCGGATCTTAAGGTACCGATGACACTGAGTATAGGCATGGCTTTTGGAGCGGATTCTGCAAGTGAGCTAGGAGCTCTAGCTCAATCCAGTTTGGATATGGCGCTAGGCCGAGGCGGAGATCAGGCAGCTGTAAAAGCAGGCCAGAGGTTGTCTTTCTACGGTGGAAAGAGTAATGCCGCGGAGAAGCGTACACGAGTGCGGGCACGAGTCATTGCGCATGCACTGCGTGATCTGATGCAGGAGAGCGACCGCGTGCTGATCCTCGGTCATCGGACACCAGATATCGATGCTGTAGGTGCTGCAATTGGCCTTCTGAGGGCTGCACAAATGTATAATGTAGAGGCCAACATTGTGATGGAAACCCCTAATCCTTCTATAACAAACATGATGGAGCAGATTCGTAAAGATGATGAGTTGTTTAAGTCATTCATCACAACGGAGCAGTCCTTACAAGTGATGACTGAGCATACCTTGCTTATTGTTGTGGACACACATAAGGCGTCTATGACAATGGAGCCACGGCTTGTGCAATATGCCAGTAGAATTGTGGTGGTGGATCATCACCGTAGAGGTGAAGAGTTCATCAACGATGCTGTACTGGTATATTTGGAACCTTACGCTTCATCAACCTGTGAGCTGGTGACAGAGTTGCTTCAATATATCCATGAGAAGGTAAAGATTTATCCGCTGGATGCTACAATGCTATTAGCGGGGATTACTGTAGATACGAAGCACTTTGCGCTTCATACAGGCTCACGTACATTTGAAGCTGCAGGATTTCTGCGCCGAAATGGTGCGGATACCGTCCTTATTCAGCGTATGCTGAAGGAGGATTTACAGGAGTATATTTCAAAAGCCGAAATTATCAAACATGCGCGTATGATTTATGATCAAATCGCATTGGTTGTGACGGCACCAGGCATGAAGATTCCGCAGTTACTTATTGCTCAGACTGCGGACACGCTACTAGGGATGACGAACGTAGTCGCTTCATTCGTCATTAGCGAGCGACCAGACGGCCTGATTGGCATTAGTGCTCGATCACTTGGGCGCATGAATGTACAGGTCGTGATGGAGAAATTGGGTGGCGGTGGGCATCTTTCCAACGCCGCAGTACAGCTAGAAGGAACATGTAAAGAAGCAGAAGCCAGACTGCTGCAGGTGCTGGCTGAAATCGAATCGAAAGAGGGTTTATTCGAATGA
- a CDS encoding DUF2232 domain-containing protein, protein MKFRWSSVAWSVAYLLLLLSLTTPMLIITTLFMIVPAVVLFTTLNTKQFVLHVLPVLLIVGLITPIYVLIAVYFLIPALVMGRWYKRHASAMSTVIAGTVTILAEFLLLLLLGTALFNFDLSNYVNDVLQMVNSPLSDLGTTNPLFTDLGFTTEDVNKLSHMTVQMIPMTLIVSSFMIAVITHSIVRPILNSMNYAVPKMKPAREWRLSRSFIWYYLIGVVLQLFFSGSENNYILMISANLLPLLRIGFMIQAIGFFFFLAHERKWNKMAAILLAIPVILLPPLRIIGIIDLAFPLREYVTKSKR, encoded by the coding sequence TTGAAATTTCGCTGGTCATCTGTGGCTTGGAGCGTAGCATACTTACTTTTGCTGCTTAGTTTAACTACTCCAATGCTCATCATCACTACCCTATTTATGATTGTTCCGGCAGTAGTGTTGTTCACTACACTGAACACCAAACAATTCGTTCTACACGTATTGCCTGTGTTGCTGATTGTTGGCCTGATTACACCTATTTATGTACTGATTGCGGTGTATTTCTTAATACCGGCTCTGGTTATGGGACGTTGGTATAAAAGACATGCCTCAGCAATGTCAACCGTGATTGCAGGTACGGTTACGATCCTTGCAGAGTTTCTGCTACTCTTACTGCTCGGTACGGCGTTATTTAATTTTGATCTGTCTAACTATGTGAACGATGTGCTGCAAATGGTAAACTCGCCTCTGTCTGATCTCGGTACCACTAATCCACTGTTTACTGACCTTGGGTTTACGACTGAGGATGTAAACAAGCTAAGTCATATGACGGTTCAAATGATCCCAATGACTCTAATCGTAAGTTCTTTCATGATAGCTGTCATTACGCATTCTATCGTCCGTCCGATTCTGAACAGTATGAATTACGCAGTGCCTAAGATGAAGCCTGCACGTGAGTGGAGACTTTCGAGATCGTTCATTTGGTATTATTTGATTGGTGTGGTTCTTCAGCTCTTCTTCTCAGGATCGGAGAACAATTACATCCTAATGATTTCTGCCAATCTTCTGCCGTTGCTACGAATTGGCTTTATGATTCAGGCGATTGGATTTTTCTTCTTCCTGGCGCATGAACGCAAATGGAACAAGATGGCTGCCATTCTGCTAGCAATACCGGTCATTTTGCTGCCGCCGCTACGCATTATCGGTATCATTGATCTTGCTTTCCCACTGCGGGAGTATGTGACGAAATCGAAACGATAG
- a CDS encoding MazG-like family protein: MPKDLDVAKRAKVIEWLKTEVIDQVSRLFKALWEGSTTRVGDSLASLIMSSYILGRRLGIPYRQLDDLLLEKLRKHKQEGHQLEEWYQDISALEEHMRKR; the protein is encoded by the coding sequence GTGCCGAAGGATCTAGATGTAGCTAAACGCGCCAAGGTAATTGAATGGCTAAAAACTGAAGTGATTGACCAAGTTTCACGGTTATTTAAGGCGTTATGGGAAGGCAGTACTACCCGTGTGGGCGACAGCCTGGCTAGTTTGATTATGAGCTCTTATATTTTGGGCCGCAGACTAGGAATTCCCTATCGTCAATTAGATGACTTGCTACTCGAGAAGCTCAGAAAGCATAAGCAGGAAGGGCATCAATTGGAAGAATGGTATCAAGATATATCTGCTTTAGAAGAACATATGCGTAAGAGGTGA
- a CDS encoding CBS domain-containing protein has protein sequence MNIAFFLLPKQEVACVTIDSTLRQTLERMEFHRYTAVPILNRNGEYAGTVTEGDLLWYMKESEGKVTFENASKFLLKDLPLRMNNRPVSIDADMEDLINLAKVQNFVPVVDDMNRFIGIVRRSQVIEYCEKFVSKQSQESL, from the coding sequence ATGAATATTGCATTTTTTTTACTTCCGAAACAGGAAGTCGCTTGCGTAACGATCGATTCAACGCTACGCCAAACGCTGGAAAGGATGGAGTTTCACCGTTATACTGCTGTCCCTATTCTGAACCGAAATGGAGAATATGCTGGAACGGTTACAGAGGGTGATCTGCTCTGGTATATGAAGGAATCCGAAGGCAAGGTTACTTTTGAGAATGCTTCAAAATTCTTGCTTAAAGATTTGCCGTTACGGATGAATAACAGACCTGTCTCGATTGATGCGGATATGGAAGACCTGATTAATTTGGCTAAGGTACAGAACTTTGTTCCTGTAGTCGATGATATGAACCGGTTTATTGGCATCGTTCGCCGGAGTCAAGTCATAGAATATTGTGAGAAATTTGTATCAAAACAATCACAAGAGTCATTATAG
- a CDS encoding LCP family protein has translation MKKIKKRYIALIVLVVIIAGGFLFRNSLAVLAFDLFLSDQVESKLKEESYQPLKDENKVKPEPVAYKSDPFSIMLLGTDQRDNETARSDTMMYAVVRPEDYKILLISIPRDTYTEIIGHKDNKKDKITHAYAFGGHQMAKDSLEALLGHDIQYYASINFKGLKDAVDAIGGVPLPIKKDIVNKGKDHEKFTIKAGKSLYNGQEALNYTRYREDSDFNRTKRQQVFIDVVANKMLSISQIGNIPKLLDIMGDNFKTDIEPSTIISLAKKFMGGKGMDISSFTVMGEGKRMDGIYYDIVDEEDLSEAKAMIDNWMNAATPVDQLIEPGKASNALEPKATAVTQ, from the coding sequence ATGAAAAAAATAAAGAAAAGATACATTGCACTCATAGTTCTTGTCGTTATTATAGCGGGAGGATTTCTGTTTCGTAATTCCCTGGCTGTATTAGCTTTCGACCTTTTTTTATCTGATCAGGTTGAAAGTAAGCTGAAGGAAGAATCTTACCAGCCGCTTAAGGATGAGAACAAGGTTAAGCCAGAGCCCGTTGCGTACAAGAGCGATCCCTTCTCAATTATGCTTTTAGGGACCGATCAACGCGATAATGAAACGGCACGTTCAGATACCATGATGTACGCTGTTGTTCGCCCTGAGGATTATAAGATCCTGCTTATCTCTATTCCGCGTGATACGTATACGGAAATTATAGGTCATAAGGATAATAAAAAGGATAAGATTACACATGCCTATGCCTTCGGGGGGCACCAAATGGCCAAGGATTCCTTAGAAGCGTTGCTCGGTCATGATATTCAATATTATGCTAGCATTAATTTCAAAGGGCTCAAGGATGCTGTAGATGCTATTGGAGGCGTTCCGCTGCCGATTAAGAAAGACATTGTGAACAAGGGCAAGGATCATGAAAAGTTTACAATTAAAGCTGGAAAGTCGCTTTATAACGGACAAGAAGCGCTTAACTATACGCGTTATCGTGAGGATAGCGACTTTAACCGCACCAAGCGTCAGCAGGTTTTTATTGATGTTGTAGCTAATAAGATGTTATCGATCAGTCAAATCGGCAATATTCCGAAGTTGCTGGATATCATGGGAGATAATTTCAAGACTGACATAGAGCCTTCCACGATCATTAGTCTGGCCAAGAAGTTTATGGGCGGAAAAGGCATGGATATCTCAAGCTTCACAGTTATGGGTGAAGGTAAGCGTATGGATGGTATTTATTACGATATCGTTGATGAAGAGGATCTGAGTGAGGCTAAGGCAATGATTGACAACTGGATGAACGCAGCAACACCAGTAGATCAACTAATTGAGCCTGGAAAAGCAAGTAATGCGCTGGAACCTAAAGCAACAGCAGTTACGCAATAA
- a CDS encoding D-alanyl-D-alanine carboxypeptidase family protein, translating to MKRRIVVGAIAAVLVVVLIAVWKPTELGFKPNIDAESAVLLDMDTGDIWVDINGDVPMPPASVSKLMTELIVLDQISSGMLKWEDRVPISAYASEMGGANLSLKRGEFYTIRELFEGIAIYSANDATVALAEYMAGSEASFVLMMNDKARSLGLSSSTIFTNSTGLSGKDLGFIRPNMNISGETMMTARDTAKLAAALIYNHPDILNISSRTQMHLKDKGLYVSNSNFMLPAMGGIYAYEGTDGLKTGHDNQAGYCIAGSAQRDGHRLIAVVMGAKTYESRFKGAAKLFDYGFFRGLQLWR from the coding sequence ATGAAGAGACGGATAGTAGTGGGGGCAATTGCAGCTGTTTTAGTCGTTGTCTTGATTGCGGTGTGGAAGCCAACCGAGCTTGGTTTTAAACCAAATATTGACGCGGAATCAGCAGTGCTTCTCGATATGGATACTGGAGATATATGGGTGGATATAAACGGCGATGTACCTATGCCACCAGCCAGTGTGTCTAAATTAATGACAGAATTGATTGTGCTGGATCAGATCTCCTCCGGAATGCTTAAATGGGAGGATAGAGTTCCCATTAGTGCTTACGCAAGTGAAATGGGTGGCGCAAATCTCTCATTGAAACGGGGAGAATTCTATACCATAAGAGAATTATTTGAAGGAATCGCCATATATTCTGCCAACGATGCAACTGTTGCATTGGCAGAATATATGGCAGGTTCAGAGGCTTCTTTTGTGCTTATGATGAACGACAAGGCACGCAGTCTAGGCTTATCTTCCAGCACAATATTTACTAACTCAACGGGACTATCAGGTAAGGATCTTGGTTTCATTCGTCCGAATATGAATATCAGCGGTGAGACAATGATGACAGCTCGGGATACCGCCAAATTGGCTGCCGCACTAATCTATAATCATCCGGATATTCTGAATATTTCTAGCCGTACACAAATGCATTTAAAGGATAAAGGTCTGTATGTTAGTAACAGCAATTTCATGCTTCCAGCTATGGGCGGTATTTACGCTTATGAGGGTACAGATGGTTTAAAGACTGGACATGATAACCAGGCGGGATATTGCATTGCAGGCTCGGCTCAGCGAGATGGTCATAGGCTTATTGCGGTCGTTATGGGAGCAAAGACTTATGAGAGCCGATTTAAAGGTGCTGCAAAATTGTTTGATTATGGATTTTTCCGCGGTTTACAATTATGGAGATAG